Proteins encoded in a region of the Raphanus sativus cultivar WK10039 chromosome 8, ASM80110v3, whole genome shotgun sequence genome:
- the LOC108822383 gene encoding uncharacterized protein LOC108822383 isoform X1 yields MDGRTITDHMILDKVDIAEKRIYVFMFRHMKVMKLLSVGQGCSRLLQEIQVVWKHPKRSFGHHCEPSLYISEMRQWQCMLWLITSVHFLLTRTLALTSLSSSRVFMDADDQPSKDYLDG; encoded by the exons atggacGGACGGACTATCACGGACCATATGATTCTTGACAAAGTTGACATAGCAGAGAAGCGGATCTATGTGTTCATGTTCAGACACATGA AGGTGATGAAGCTCTTATCTGTGGGACAAGGCTGCAGCCGACTTCTGCAAGAAATTCAAGTCGTATGGAAGCATCCCAAGCGTTCTTTTGGTCACCACTGTGAACCCTCCCTATACATCTCGGAG ATGAGGCAGTGGCAATGCATGTTATGGTTAATCACATCGGTTCATTTTTTATTAACAAGAACCCTTGCTCTCACTTCTTTGTCATCGTCTCGTGTGTTTATGGATGCCGATGATCAGCCTTCCAAGGATTATCTTGATG GTTGA
- the LOC108822383 gene encoding uncharacterized protein LOC108822383 isoform X2, producing the protein MDGRTITDHMILDKVDIAEKRIYVFMFRHMKVMKLLSVGQGCSRLLQEIQVVWKHPKRSFGHHCEPSLYISEPSKDYLDG; encoded by the exons atggacGGACGGACTATCACGGACCATATGATTCTTGACAAAGTTGACATAGCAGAGAAGCGGATCTATGTGTTCATGTTCAGACACATGA AGGTGATGAAGCTCTTATCTGTGGGACAAGGCTGCAGCCGACTTCTGCAAGAAATTCAAGTCGTATGGAAGCATCCCAAGCGTTCTTTTGGTCACCACTGTGAACCCTCCCTATACATCTCGGAG CCTTCCAAGGATTATCTTGATG GTTGA